The Rhodococcus triatomae genome includes a window with the following:
- a CDS encoding MBL fold metallo-hydrolase: protein MKVHHLNCGTMTPMTGTMVAHVLLVETANGLVLVDTGFGARDIDDPGRRLGPLRHVIRPALSRAETALEQVERLGFDRTDVRHIVATHFDLDHVGGLADFPHATVHTTAAEAAAVMSPTLKERVRYRRAQLGHGPNIVGHEPTGEPWRGFAGARELGEIAPGIVLVPLPGHTRGHACVAVDAGHRWVLHCGDAFYDPATLHGTANAPVTLRVMETLFATSRRQVRDNHARLAELARAADPELLIVCAHDAEQLRRAQASE, encoded by the coding sequence ATGAAGGTCCACCACCTCAATTGCGGAACGATGACGCCGATGACCGGCACGATGGTGGCGCACGTGCTCCTCGTCGAGACCGCCAACGGGCTGGTGCTCGTCGACACCGGGTTCGGGGCGCGCGACATCGACGACCCCGGCCGGCGGCTCGGTCCGCTACGTCACGTGATCCGTCCGGCGCTCTCGCGTGCGGAGACGGCGCTCGAACAGGTCGAGCGCCTGGGATTCGACCGCACCGACGTGCGGCACATCGTCGCCACCCATTTCGATCTCGACCACGTCGGCGGACTGGCCGACTTCCCGCACGCCACCGTCCACACCACGGCAGCCGAGGCCGCCGCCGTGATGTCGCCGACCCTGAAGGAGCGAGTTCGGTACCGCAGAGCCCAGCTCGGACACGGTCCGAACATCGTCGGCCACGAGCCCACCGGCGAACCCTGGCGCGGATTCGCCGGGGCGAGGGAACTCGGCGAGATCGCACCCGGGATCGTTCTCGTACCCCTGCCCGGGCATACCCGTGGGCACGCATGTGTCGCCGTCGACGCCGGTCACCGCTGGGTGCTGCACTGCGGCGACGCCTTCTACGATCCGGCCACGCTTCACGGCACGGCGAACGCCCCCGTCACCCTGCGGGTGATGGAGACCCTGTTCGCGACGAGCCGCCGGCAGGTTCGTGACAACCACGCGCGCCTGGCCGAACTCGCTCGTGCCGCGGATCCCGAGCTCCTCATCGTGTGCGCGCACGACGCGGAACAGCTGCGTCGAGCTCAGGCATCCGAGTGA
- a CDS encoding MFS transporter: MTTQTRPQRPGIVVNTPVNAMTGPYGRRWAALAVLCLSLLIVVMANTALIVAAPDMVRDLGLTSTDLQWVIDGYTVPYAALMLLCGVLGDKYSRRGALLVGLAVFAGGAIFGSLADSTTAVVAARMIMGVGAATIMPATLSLLVATFPKAERARAVAVWAATTGLAIALGPLLAGMLLEQFSWHSTFLINVPISVLAAAGVLVLVPPSRADGFGRIDWVGGALSVLAVGLLVYAVIDGFHFGWGTGPVAAAVGATVALAAFVGWEARHPNPLLEVGKLREPLVGGSALSVGTLMFVAFGAIYFVTQQFQFVLGFGPLETGLRLLPLAVAVSAGSMLSSWISRRFGIRVTIVVGLLVAGSGVLSTTFVDGTSGYANYVALLVLLGAGIGMAAPPATDALMGSFDEDDLGAAGGLNDTAMELGGALGIAVLGSVLATGFKDSIAGFLSSLSLPALTGPQADLVAEAMDAAGDSVGGATLVAEEMTKNPLTSARAGELTNAAAEAFADAVVRASWAGAAALAVGAVVVAIILPRNADRVVTPENTDEGETGRG, encoded by the coding sequence ATGACGACGCAAACGAGGCCGCAACGGCCGGGCATCGTGGTGAACACTCCGGTCAATGCGATGACCGGGCCGTACGGTCGGCGCTGGGCAGCGCTCGCCGTGCTCTGCCTGAGCCTGCTGATCGTGGTGATGGCCAATACCGCGCTCATCGTCGCGGCACCCGACATGGTGCGCGACCTCGGGCTGACGAGTACGGACCTGCAATGGGTCATCGACGGATACACCGTGCCGTACGCGGCGCTGATGCTGCTGTGCGGAGTCCTCGGTGACAAGTACAGCCGCCGGGGCGCCCTGCTGGTGGGGCTCGCCGTCTTCGCCGGTGGAGCGATCTTCGGCAGCCTCGCCGATTCGACCACGGCAGTGGTCGCCGCGCGCATGATCATGGGTGTCGGGGCTGCCACGATCATGCCCGCGACACTGTCACTGCTGGTCGCGACGTTCCCGAAGGCGGAACGTGCGCGAGCGGTCGCGGTGTGGGCCGCGACGACCGGACTGGCCATCGCGCTCGGGCCGCTCCTGGCGGGAATGCTGCTCGAGCAGTTCTCCTGGCACTCGACGTTCCTCATCAATGTGCCGATCTCGGTACTCGCCGCGGCGGGCGTTCTCGTCCTCGTACCGCCCTCGCGAGCTGACGGGTTCGGGCGCATCGACTGGGTCGGCGGCGCGCTCTCCGTCCTCGCGGTGGGGCTGCTGGTGTACGCGGTCATCGACGGATTCCACTTCGGGTGGGGAACCGGGCCGGTGGCCGCCGCCGTGGGCGCGACGGTCGCACTGGCGGCGTTCGTCGGCTGGGAGGCTCGCCATCCCAACCCACTGCTCGAGGTGGGGAAACTGCGGGAGCCGCTCGTCGGTGGTTCCGCGCTGTCGGTCGGCACGTTGATGTTCGTCGCCTTCGGGGCGATCTACTTCGTCACCCAGCAGTTCCAGTTCGTCCTCGGGTTCGGGCCACTCGAGACCGGGCTCCGGTTGCTGCCGTTGGCCGTGGCCGTCTCCGCCGGCTCGATGCTGAGTTCGTGGATCTCCCGTCGGTTCGGAATTCGCGTGACGATCGTGGTCGGCCTCCTGGTCGCGGGATCGGGTGTCCTCTCCACGACATTCGTGGACGGCACGTCGGGCTACGCCAACTATGTGGCGCTCCTGGTGTTGCTCGGGGCCGGAATCGGGATGGCGGCGCCACCGGCGACCGACGCTCTCATGGGCAGCTTCGACGAGGACGATCTCGGCGCGGCGGGCGGTCTCAACGACACGGCGATGGAACTCGGTGGCGCGCTGGGAATCGCGGTGCTGGGCTCCGTCCTCGCGACCGGGTTCAAGGATTCGATCGCCGGATTCCTGTCGAGCCTCTCGCTCCCTGCCCTCACCGGCCCGCAGGCAGATCTCGTCGCGGAAGCGATGGACGCGGCGGGCGATTCTGTCGGGGGAGCAACGCTGGTCGCCGAGGAGATGACGAAGAACCCGTTGACGTCGGCCCGTGCAGGCGAGCTGACGAACGCTGCCGCCGAGGCCTTCGCGGACGCCGTGGTTCGCGCCAGCTGGGCAGGTGCCGCAGCGCTCGCCGTCGGTGCCGTCGTCGTGGCGATCATCCTGCCGCGCAACGCGGATCGTGTCGTGACACCGGAGAACACCGACGAAGGAGAGACCGGACGTGGGTAG
- a CDS encoding DUF3159 domain-containing protein, which yields MSSHDREHERDGDERDEGGGAPPGLRPVPETLEAQLAYAWRYIGGASGAILTTLPVAVFVAVNASFGLWHAIGMSVATSVLVGAVQLLRREPVGAAFVGLGGVLVSSAVAAIVGEARGYYLIGNVITAGISAILLISILVRRPLIGQVWAAANSQGTFWREDRTSLHYYDAATALWSLLAFARFAVQQWLYHLDETTWLGIARVAMGWPLTLVAVLATIWVVRRVDERRKSYETDHAHPPQ from the coding sequence ATGAGTTCGCACGACAGAGAGCACGAACGCGACGGCGACGAAAGAGACGAGGGAGGAGGGGCACCGCCCGGGCTCCGGCCGGTGCCCGAGACCCTGGAGGCACAACTCGCCTACGCCTGGAGATACATCGGCGGGGCATCCGGAGCGATCCTGACCACGCTCCCCGTCGCGGTCTTCGTCGCTGTCAACGCCTCGTTCGGCCTGTGGCATGCGATCGGGATGTCGGTCGCCACCTCCGTGCTGGTCGGGGCAGTGCAGTTGCTGCGGCGAGAGCCGGTCGGCGCAGCGTTCGTCGGGTTGGGCGGAGTGCTCGTCAGTTCCGCGGTGGCGGCGATCGTCGGCGAGGCACGTGGCTACTACCTGATCGGCAACGTCATCACCGCGGGCATCAGTGCAATCCTGCTGATCTCGATCCTGGTGCGGCGTCCCCTCATCGGGCAGGTGTGGGCAGCCGCCAACTCCCAGGGCACCTTCTGGCGCGAAGACCGGACGTCCCTGCACTACTACGATGCCGCCACTGCACTCTGGAGCCTTCTCGCGTTCGCTCGATTCGCCGTGCAGCAATGGCTCTATCACCTCGACGAGACGACGTGGCTGGGAATCGCGCGGGTGGCCATGGGGTGGCCGTTGACCCTCGTCGCCGTCCTCGCGACCATCTGGGTGGTCCGCCGAGTCGACGAGCGCCGAAAGTCGTACGAGACGGACCACGCACACCCACCGCAGTGA
- a CDS encoding TetR/AcrR family transcriptional regulator, whose protein sequence is MNAGRDLLRENGLRALHMRDVAHGAGIALGTVYLYFANKEELYAALYAERLEEMFTGLAPVLEARPDPREFFVRFMSDYRLLHAEFGKDVHLLAAGGGEGGIDQEAVDPLLHATTRVLAGIHARLSEWGVDRPDLALTLLWSTATGLADHFSGPRTALLAPDWEDAVGYAAEKLAIALLPTK, encoded by the coding sequence ATGAATGCCGGTCGCGACCTGTTGCGCGAGAACGGCCTCCGAGCACTGCACATGCGGGACGTCGCGCACGGCGCCGGAATCGCCCTGGGCACGGTGTACCTCTACTTCGCGAACAAGGAAGAACTGTATGCCGCGCTGTACGCCGAGCGACTCGAGGAGATGTTCACCGGGCTCGCCCCGGTTCTCGAGGCTCGGCCTGATCCACGGGAGTTCTTCGTCCGGTTCATGTCCGACTACCGGCTGCTGCATGCCGAATTCGGGAAGGATGTCCACCTGCTCGCAGCAGGCGGCGGGGAAGGCGGGATCGACCAGGAAGCAGTCGATCCGCTCCTCCACGCGACGACTCGGGTGCTCGCCGGTATTCACGCACGGCTCTCGGAATGGGGTGTCGATCGGCCCGACCTCGCGCTGACCTTGCTGTGGTCCACGGCCACCGGCCTGGCCGATCACTTCAGCGGCCCCCGAACGGCGCTGCTCGCCCCGGACTGGGAGGACGCCGTCGGCTACGCGGCCGAGAAACTGGCGATTGCCCTCTTACCGACTAAATAA
- a CDS encoding putative protein N(5)-glutamine methyltransferase: MRRWTEDSVVSTLRAAGCAFAEDEARLLLEAGTSPAMLTGMIERRVAGFPLEHILGWVDFHGLRFAVGDGVFVPRRRSELMVREVCAAAASGSIVVDLCCGCGALGAAVAASVAGVEVHAADIDPVAADYARRNLSGYSAQVHVGDLFDALPGRLRGRVDILLCNAPYVPGEEWRTLPPEARLHEPRRALDGGDDGLVVQRRVVSQVTDWLSPGGCVVFEVSARQAPEALGLMQGAGLRARVATAAELSATVVVGTGPDDHRGGGAGPHP; the protein is encoded by the coding sequence GTGCGCCGATGGACCGAAGACTCGGTGGTGTCGACACTGCGCGCCGCAGGATGTGCGTTCGCCGAGGACGAGGCGCGGCTCCTCCTCGAGGCGGGCACGTCCCCGGCGATGCTCACCGGCATGATCGAGCGACGCGTGGCGGGATTTCCGCTGGAGCACATCCTCGGGTGGGTGGATTTCCACGGCCTCCGCTTTGCCGTGGGTGACGGTGTCTTCGTCCCTCGTCGGCGCTCGGAGCTGATGGTGCGCGAAGTGTGTGCGGCCGCCGCATCCGGGTCGATCGTGGTCGATCTGTGCTGTGGCTGCGGCGCGTTGGGTGCGGCCGTCGCGGCCTCGGTGGCCGGTGTCGAGGTTCATGCGGCAGACATCGATCCCGTGGCTGCCGACTATGCGAGGCGCAACCTCAGCGGCTACTCCGCGCAGGTCCATGTGGGTGACCTGTTCGACGCGTTGCCGGGCCGTCTGCGCGGGCGGGTCGACATCCTCCTCTGCAATGCGCCCTACGTTCCCGGTGAGGAATGGCGGACCCTGCCTCCCGAAGCCCGACTGCACGAGCCCCGTCGCGCTCTCGACGGTGGCGACGACGGATTGGTCGTGCAACGGCGGGTCGTCTCGCAGGTCACCGACTGGCTGTCGCCCGGAGGATGCGTCGTCTTCGAAGTGAGCGCGAGACAGGCGCCGGAAGCCCTGGGCCTCATGCAGGGAGCCGGTCTACGGGCACGTGTCGCGACCGCCGCCGAACTGTCCGCCACGGTGGTCGTCGGCACCGGTCCCGACGACCACCGTGGCGGGGGCGCGGGGCCTCACCCGTGA
- a CDS encoding CG0192-related protein, which translates to MAILYHAELRPSKLELVAQWLPSRPWYDGPAVPRVQRVASFRFDDPDGEVGVETHLVRVEDGPVLQVPFTYRGAPLPSADGHLVGTMDHSVLGRRWVYDGCADPVYARCLAETILGGGHEAEQFYEVDGALEPEPGTARVTGTGDGTRSAEDLPTAALEPTTQGVETSVVAGRFVLRVLRVPTGEAVADLALGGTWPGVRTPVALAFLSAA; encoded by the coding sequence ATGGCGATCCTGTATCACGCGGAACTACGCCCGTCGAAACTCGAGCTCGTCGCGCAGTGGCTGCCCTCACGCCCCTGGTACGACGGCCCCGCCGTGCCCCGGGTGCAACGGGTGGCATCGTTCCGATTCGACGACCCGGACGGAGAGGTCGGCGTGGAGACGCACCTCGTCCGGGTCGAGGACGGCCCGGTGCTCCAGGTTCCGTTCACCTACCGTGGCGCGCCGTTGCCGTCCGCGGACGGGCATCTGGTCGGCACCATGGACCATTCGGTGCTGGGGAGACGCTGGGTCTACGACGGGTGCGCCGATCCGGTCTACGCGCGCTGTCTGGCGGAGACCATCCTCGGAGGCGGCCACGAGGCAGAACAGTTCTACGAGGTCGACGGCGCACTCGAACCGGAACCCGGAACGGCCCGGGTCACCGGGACCGGCGACGGGACCCGGTCCGCGGAAGACCTCCCGACCGCAGCTCTCGAACCCACCACACAGGGAGTCGAAACCTCGGTCGTGGCAGGGCGGTTCGTCCTTCGCGTGCTCCGAGTACCCACCGGGGAAGCAGTGGCTGATCTCGCGCTCGGTGGGACGTGGCCGGGCGTTCGGACACCGGTGGCCCTGGCATTCCTCTCGGCTGCCTAG
- a CDS encoding TetR/AcrR family transcriptional regulator has translation MSSDATAHSPRGRANRSRIIAAAIGEFAANPDASMDDVARAAGVVRRTVYGHFPNRDSLVEGIAAEATAAIDNALLTEEEPDRPELASAVFALRMWPIGDRFRILLSFARRELGEDRIRDLLAPIRNRTVDTVRRGQSTGVFSGYLDAELLVRMDEAMSLALLDEANRGNITDQGETLSVSSLVLTGITPDRAADITREARAWLDAHG, from the coding sequence GTGAGTTCCGATGCCACTGCCCACAGCCCCCGCGGTAGAGCCAATCGTTCGCGGATCATCGCGGCCGCGATCGGCGAGTTCGCCGCGAATCCGGATGCGAGCATGGACGACGTGGCTCGCGCCGCCGGCGTGGTCCGGCGAACGGTGTACGGACACTTCCCGAACCGGGATTCGCTGGTCGAGGGCATCGCGGCCGAGGCGACGGCGGCCATCGACAATGCACTGCTGACCGAGGAGGAGCCGGACCGGCCGGAACTGGCCAGTGCCGTGTTCGCGCTCCGGATGTGGCCGATCGGCGACCGCTTCCGCATCCTGTTGTCGTTCGCGCGCCGGGAACTCGGCGAGGACCGGATCCGGGACCTGCTCGCGCCGATCCGCAACCGCACCGTCGACACGGTGCGGCGCGGTCAGAGCACCGGAGTGTTCTCCGGATACCTCGATGCAGAACTGCTGGTGCGCATGGACGAGGCGATGTCACTCGCCCTGCTGGACGAAGCGAACCGCGGGAACATCACCGATCAGGGCGAGACCCTGTCCGTCTCGTCGCTCGTGCTCACCGGAATCACCCCGGATCGAGCGGCGGACATCACACGGGAGGCGCGGGCCTGGCTCGACGCTCACGGGTGA
- a CDS encoding TetR/AcrR family transcriptional regulator: MTRHADAATRRSQITDALLGVVADLGLQRTTLTDVATRAGVSVGMVQRYFRNKDELLRFGIAHVFERAEQRVLAIEPARPLRNYVGALMRTVLPLDAERERELRFWLNFLHVALTDTETSATHERATAGLLDGVTRALSAARQHGELARETDPVAEASALVAFVDGLCLHHALAPAAFPTRSLEEALETYLDRLFLIR; encoded by the coding sequence GTGACCCGACACGCAGACGCAGCCACCAGGCGCAGCCAGATCACCGACGCGCTCCTCGGCGTGGTGGCGGATCTGGGCCTCCAGCGCACCACCCTGACCGACGTGGCGACACGTGCCGGGGTGTCGGTCGGCATGGTGCAGCGCTACTTCCGGAACAAGGACGAACTCCTCCGGTTCGGGATCGCTCACGTCTTCGAACGCGCCGAGCAGCGTGTTCTCGCGATCGAACCCGCACGCCCGCTACGGAACTACGTCGGAGCACTCATGCGGACGGTGCTGCCCCTCGACGCGGAACGAGAGCGAGAGCTCCGGTTCTGGCTCAACTTCCTGCACGTCGCGCTCACCGACACGGAGACGTCCGCGACCCACGAACGTGCCACGGCCGGGCTCCTCGACGGTGTCACCCGCGCGCTCTCCGCCGCCCGGCAACACGGCGAGCTCGCAAGGGAGACCGACCCCGTCGCCGAGGCCTCCGCCCTGGTCGCCTTCGTCGACGGTCTGTGCCTGCACCACGCCCTCGCTCCCGCGGCTTTCCCGACGCGAAGCCTGGAAGAAGCGCTCGAGACCTATCTCGATCGCCTGTTCCTCATCCGATGA